The genome window CGGAGCTGCCGGAGCGGGCGCAGCCGGCGCCCCGCTAGGCGTGGGCAAATCAAAGGCTACGGCGTTGTGCTCAAAGTGACCCTTGTGCGAGCCGTCGCAGAAAGGCTTGTTGCTGGAGAGCCCGCACCGGCAGATGCTGATTCGTTCCCGGCCGCCGAGGCCGTAGGGCTGGCCCTGGGCGTCAACCAGCTCAAAATCAGTGCCCTCTACCCGGAGAGAGCCGTTGCTAAGTACGGTTAGTTTGGTAGCCATATGCTGGAAAGGTGAAGTGGTGAATTTGTGAGTTAATCAAGGGAGGAGCTAGGCCAAGTAGCTGGGAGGAAGTGGTTGCTTTCACTAGGGAAAGCTCGTGTTGGGCTTGTGCTAAGCGTTGCCGAAGCATGGCACATACTTTATGTGCTGCTTTTCGGTGTCTCGTCTACCGCACCGTTAGCGCAACTCCTTGCGCATAACGTAGTCGTTCATCCAGTAAGGCCCAATGGCAATGTCCTCCTCGCGGTGCAGCTTAAAACCCAGGCGCTCGTAGAAGGCCAAGGCGGGATTATGGCGGTTGACGTTCAGTTCCAGGGTTTGCCCGCCGGCCTCGCGCACGGTCTGTTCTACGGCCTGTACCAACTGCTGGCCCAAACCCTGGCCTTGGGCCGAGGGTAGCACGTAAATTTTATGGAGCTTGTACAAGCCCTCGCCCGGCTGGGCCGAAAAGGAAGCGTACCCACTGGCTTCCCCGTCTACGTACACGAGCAAAAAGGTGTGGCCCTGCTCCGTCATTTGCCGCTCCAGGGAGGCGGGCGTATAAATCACGCGGTACATGTAGTCGATCTGCTCCCGCGAGATGATGAAGCGGTAAGTCGGCTCCCAGGTGGCTTCGGCCAGCCCAATAATCGTCGGAATATCAGCTAGCGTAGCGGACTGGATGCGAAGCGGAGCGGCAGTGGGGACGGACATAGCGGGCAAAAAACGGCATTATTCGGCGCAAAACCGAACCTCACCCCCCGTTTCGCTCGTTTTGGGTCGGAAATTG of Hymenobacter sublimis contains these proteins:
- a CDS encoding CDGSH iron-sulfur domain-containing protein, encoding MATKLTVLSNGSLRVEGTDFELVDAQGQPYGLGGRERISICRCGLSSNKPFCDGSHKGHFEHNAVAFDLPTPSGAPAAPAPAAPATPDAGNQPLA
- a CDS encoding GNAT family N-acetyltransferase translates to MSVPTAAPLRIQSATLADIPTIIGLAEATWEPTYRFIISREQIDYMYRVIYTPASLERQMTEQGHTFLLVYVDGEASGYASFSAQPGEGLYKLHKIYVLPSAQGQGLGQQLVQAVEQTVREAGGQTLELNVNRHNPALAFYERLGFKLHREEDIAIGPYWMNDYVMRKELR